The Oncorhynchus tshawytscha isolate Ot180627B linkage group LG20, Otsh_v2.0, whole genome shotgun sequence genome has a window encoding:
- the LOC112219486 gene encoding pikachurin isoform X1, which produces MDVLSQKIRMCFIVLVLLNAVGISFAVKRTYVRGSERLHPPLDIELETINCTAVKWWIPLRHISTVTGYKVFYTEMRNGRPASSAVAVNVRLSLDVLAAVKFNGHTIFDVEIGSLKMAAQYVFSVGAYGWAGEGRPSVPRRVSTFQPEMCMPPSAPSQPAVRAVSDTETELSWKQSERKGSSPVLHFIVYYIRPELDSDWTSLKDPVNSSSVVVRGLDPDTQYHFAVQAVNVYGASPHSAITDPIWTFSVQEGGSGSLGQGSPGNDNFHLEDLTDVKNSDYGALIQEPLFSPEEDRRSLPRSRTWSPISHTGGGGMSSRENTADSGTIITVNKATTIISTSTTPIPTNHTHTTNPVALTSSPGLDSLLPTPSSAPLPARSTLAGPLSPTPPGPRSQWKGQVRGLYDLACEDAVCSLNSVCIDDYQSGGSRCYCALGRGGDACSQVVVVKYPQFYGFSHVAFEPLKNSYQSFQIMLVFKTDSENGLLLFCGENEHGSGDFTSLALIHGKLHFRFNCGTGTAQIVSGSRVALDQWHSVVVGREGAIGWLRLDNDTPVTGHSQGDYNKITFRTPLYVGGSPNAYWLARTAGTNRGFQGCIQTLSINSRVTDMRPWPMGWALSGADVGECSASVCEGVTCANEGTCFASHADGYICLCALGYRGPLCQESFQLVVPYFNASVLSYASAPWPRSSRHYLSWMEFEVTFRPTAPDGILLYSQDSASRDFLSISLLGGYLEFSFDCGSGTATIRSEETLTMNEWHELRVSRTGREGILQVDNQMPTHSLGEGAFTQIRCSGPLYIGGVPEHTNPRTKINAGAALLHHFTGSIQKITLNERSIRLPQDFSEGVNMENSLHPCVDSPCANRGTCRPKQALYECDCPLGYTGKHCLQECGTYCMNLTEATETPQFIGRSYLVYNNKDILKRVSGCRTHVLLRFRSSAQDGLLLWRGHTPVRANSDFVSLGLVDGALIFSYNLGSGVAIVMVNGTFSDGHWHRVKAVRDGQYGSLTVDHYETSTGRSPGNMRQLNTNSMVYLGGMKEVGLYTHGQYLWGLVGCISQLTLSTDYHLSLVEDAAAGKNINTCRP; this is translated from the exons ATGGATGTCTTGAGTCAAAAGATACGCATGTGCTTTATTGTGTTGGTGTTACTGAACGCGGTGGGCATATCTTTTGCTGTTAAAAGGACGTACGTCAGAGGATCAG AGCGTCTCCATCCACCTCTGGACATTGAGCTGGAGACGATCAACTGCACTGCAGTCAAGTGGTGGATACCCTTGAGACACATCAGTACTGTTACAGGTTACAAG GTGTTTTACACTGAGATGAGGAATGGCCGTCCAGCAAGTTCAGCAGTAGCAGTGAATGTTCGTCTCAGTCTGGACGTGTTGGCTGCA GTAAAGTTCAATGGGCACACCATTTTT GATGTAGAAATTGGCAGTTTGAAGATGGCAGCCCAGTATGTGTTTAGTGTCGGTGCGTATGGATGGGCAGGAGAGGGACGACCCAGCGTGCCACGGAGAGTCAGCACCTTCCAACCAG AGATGTGCATGCCCCCCTCGGCCCCCTCACAACCAGCCGTAAGGGCTGTTTCGGACACTGAAACCGAGTTGTCATGGAAACAGAGTGAAAGAAAGGGAAGCTCACCTGTCCTTCATTTCATTGTGTATTATATCAG ACCAGAGCTGGACTCTGATTGGACGTCCCTAAAGGATCCAGTGAACAGCAGCTCGGTGGTTGTGAGAGGACTGGATCCTGACACTCAGTACCATTTTGCTGTCCAGGCAGTCAATGTCTACGGAGCCAGCCCACACAGTGCCATCACTGACCCAATATGGACCTTCA gTGTGCAGGAAGGGGGCAGCGGGAGCCTGGGTCAGGGTTCTCCTGGCAACGACAACTTTCATCTGGAGGATTTGACTGATGTTAAGAACTCTGATTATGGGGCCCTCATTCAGGAG CCACTTTTCTCTCCAGAAGAAGACCGAAGATCTCTGCCGAGGTCCCGAACATGGAGTCCCATCTCTCACACAGGGGGAGGAGGAATGTCTTCTAGAGAGAACACTGCTGATTCTGGCACCATCATCACTGTTAACAAGGCAACCACTATAATATCCACCTCTACCACACCCATTCCCACCAACCACACCCATACCACCAACCCAGTTGCCCTCACCTCGTCTCCAGGCCTGGATAGCCTTCTGCCGACCCCTAGCTCAGCCCCACTCCCGGCCCGCTCCACCCTGGCTGgccccctctcccctacccctcctGGCCCCAGGTCCCAGTGGAAGGGACAGGTGAGGGGGCTGTATGACCTGGCCTGTGAGGACGCTGTATGTTCTCTCAACAGTGTGTGTATAGATGACTACCAAAGTGGGGGATCTCGCTGTTACTGTGCCCTGGGCCGAGGAGGGGACGCCTGCTCTCAGG TTGTAGTGGTGAAATATCCACAGTTTTACGGCTTCTCCCATGTTGCCTTTGAGCCTCTGAAGAATTCCTATCAATCCTTTCAGATCATGCTTGTGTTTAAG ACTGACTCAGAGAATGGCCTTCTGTTGTTCTGTGGGGAGAATGAACATGGCAGTGGAGACTTCACCTCGCTGGCTCTCATACATGGGAAGCTCCACTTTAG GTTTAACTGTGGCACAGGCACTGCCCAGATAGTGAGTGGGAGTCGGGTGGCACTGGACCAGTGGCACAGTGTCGTTGTCGGCAGGGAGGGTGCGATTGGCTGGCTAAGACTGGACAATGACACACCTGTCACAGGACACTCACAG GGGGACTACAATAAGATCACATTCAGAACCCCTCTTTACGTGGGAGGCTCCCCTAATGCTTATTGGCTGGCCAGGACAGCAGGGACCAATCGGGGTTTCCAGGGGTGTATCCAGACGCTAAGTATCAACAGCAGGGTGACGGACATGAGGCCTTGGCCAATGGGATGGGCTCTTAGTGGGGCGGATGTGG GTGAATGCAGTGCCAGTGTCTGTGAAGGGGTCACCTGTGCCAATGAAGGAACTTGCTTTGCCAGCCATGCAGATGGGTACATATGTCTGTGCGCACTGGGTTATAGGGGTCCTCTATGCCAGGAGA GCTTCCAGCTGGTTGTGCCGTACTTTAACGCGTCTGTGCTGTCGTACGCCAGCGCCCCCTGGCCTCGGTCCTCCAGACACTACCTGTCCTGGATGGAGTTTGAGGTGACCTTCAGGCCGACGGCTCCTGATGGCATTCTGCTCTACAGTCAGGACTCAGCCAGCAGAGACTTCCTGTCAATCAGTCTGCTGGGAGGATACTTGGAGTTCAGCTTCGACTGTGGCTCTGGGACAGCCACCATCAG GAGTGAAGAGACGCTCACAATGAACGAGTGGCATGAGCTGCGTGTCTCCAGGACGGGCAGAGAGGGCATCCTGCAGGTGGATAACCAGATGCCCACACACAGCCTGGGTGAG GGAGCATTCACTCAGATCAGGTGCAGCGGTCCTCTGTACATCGGGGGCGTTCCAGAACACACCAACCCCAGGACTAAGATCAACGCTGGTGCCGCCTTGCTCCACCACTTCACTGGCAGTATCCAAAAG ATCACTCTTAATGAGCGCAGCATCCGTCTGCCCCAGGACTTCTCTGAAGGGGTAAACATGGAGAACTCCCTGCACCCCTGTGTAGACTCCCCCTGTGCCAACAGGGGCACGTGCCGCCCAAAACAGGCCTTGTATGAGTGTGACTGTCCCCTGGGATACACTGGAAAGCACTGTCTACAAG AATGTGGAACTTACTGCATGAACT TAACCGAGGCAACTGAGACTCCCCAGTTTATTGGACGAAGCTACCTCGTTTATAACAACAAGGACATTTTAAAGAG GGTGTCAGGCTGCAGGACTCATGTGTTGCTGCGCTTTAGGAGCTCCGCTCAGGATGGCTTGTTGCTATGGCGAGGCCACACTCCTGTGAGAGCCAACAGTGACTTTGTTTCTCTGGGCTTGGTCGACGGGGCTCTCATCTTCAG CTATAACCTTGGAAGTGGTGTTGCCATAGTAATGGTCAATGGAACCTTTAGTGATGGACACTGGCATCGGGTCAAGGCAGTCAG AGATGGCCAGTATGGGAGCCTGACAGTGGACCACTATGAGACCAGTACAGGGAGATCACCAGGCAACATGAGACAGCTCAATACCAACAGCATGGTGTACCTGG GTGGAATGAAAGAGGTTGGCTTGTATACCCATGGCCAGTACCTGTGGGGCCTGGTGGGCTGCATTTCTCAGCTCACCCTCTCTACTGACTACCACCTGTCTCTGGTGGAGGATGCTGCCGCCGGCAAGAACATCAACACATGCCGGCCCTGA
- the LOC112219486 gene encoding pikachurin isoform X2, whose protein sequence is MDVLSQKIRMCFIVLVLLNAVGISFAVKRTYVRGSERLHPPLDIELETINCTAVKWWIPLRHISTVTGYKVFYTEMRNGRPASSAVAVNVRLSLDVLAAVKFNGHTIFDVEIGSLKMAAQYVFSVGAYGWAGEGRPSVPRRVSTFQPEMCMPPSAPSQPAVRAVSDTETELSWKQSERKGSSPVLHFIVYYIRPELDSDWTSLKDPVNSSSVVVRGLDPDTQYHFAVQAVNVYGASPHSAITDPIWTFSVQEGGSGSLGQGSPGNDNFHLEDLTDVKNSDYGALIQEPLFSPEEDRRSLPRSRTWSPISHTGGGGMSSRENTADSGTIITVNKATTIISTSTTPIPTNHTHTTNPVALTSSPGLDSLLPTPSSAPLPARSTLAGPLSPTPPGPRSQWKGQVRGLYDLACEDAVCSLNSVCIDDYQSGGSRCYCALGRGGDACSQVVVVKYPQFYGFSHVAFEPLKNSYQSFQIMLVFKTDSENGLLLFCGENEHGSGDFTSLALIHGKLHFRFNCGTGTAQIVSGSRVALDQWHSVVVGREGAIGWLRLDNDTPVTGHSQGDYNKITFRTPLYVGGSPNAYWLARTAGTNRGFQGCIQTLSINSRVTDMRPWPMGWALSGADVGECSASVCEGVTCANEGTCFASHADGYICLCALGYRGPLCQESFQLVVPYFNASVLSYASAPWPRSSRHYLSWMEFEVTFRPTAPDGILLYSQDSASRDFLSISLLGGYLEFSFDCGSGTATIRSEETLTMNEWHELRVSRTGREGILQVDNQMPTHSLGEGAFTQIRCSGPLYIGGVPEHTNPRTKINAGAALLHHFTGSIQKITLNERSIRLPQDFSEGVNMENSLHPCVDSPCANRGTCRPKQALYECDCPLGYTGKHCLQVTEATETPQFIGRSYLVYNNKDILKRVSGCRTHVLLRFRSSAQDGLLLWRGHTPVRANSDFVSLGLVDGALIFSYNLGSGVAIVMVNGTFSDGHWHRVKAVRDGQYGSLTVDHYETSTGRSPGNMRQLNTNSMVYLGGMKEVGLYTHGQYLWGLVGCISQLTLSTDYHLSLVEDAAAGKNINTCRP, encoded by the exons ATGGATGTCTTGAGTCAAAAGATACGCATGTGCTTTATTGTGTTGGTGTTACTGAACGCGGTGGGCATATCTTTTGCTGTTAAAAGGACGTACGTCAGAGGATCAG AGCGTCTCCATCCACCTCTGGACATTGAGCTGGAGACGATCAACTGCACTGCAGTCAAGTGGTGGATACCCTTGAGACACATCAGTACTGTTACAGGTTACAAG GTGTTTTACACTGAGATGAGGAATGGCCGTCCAGCAAGTTCAGCAGTAGCAGTGAATGTTCGTCTCAGTCTGGACGTGTTGGCTGCA GTAAAGTTCAATGGGCACACCATTTTT GATGTAGAAATTGGCAGTTTGAAGATGGCAGCCCAGTATGTGTTTAGTGTCGGTGCGTATGGATGGGCAGGAGAGGGACGACCCAGCGTGCCACGGAGAGTCAGCACCTTCCAACCAG AGATGTGCATGCCCCCCTCGGCCCCCTCACAACCAGCCGTAAGGGCTGTTTCGGACACTGAAACCGAGTTGTCATGGAAACAGAGTGAAAGAAAGGGAAGCTCACCTGTCCTTCATTTCATTGTGTATTATATCAG ACCAGAGCTGGACTCTGATTGGACGTCCCTAAAGGATCCAGTGAACAGCAGCTCGGTGGTTGTGAGAGGACTGGATCCTGACACTCAGTACCATTTTGCTGTCCAGGCAGTCAATGTCTACGGAGCCAGCCCACACAGTGCCATCACTGACCCAATATGGACCTTCA gTGTGCAGGAAGGGGGCAGCGGGAGCCTGGGTCAGGGTTCTCCTGGCAACGACAACTTTCATCTGGAGGATTTGACTGATGTTAAGAACTCTGATTATGGGGCCCTCATTCAGGAG CCACTTTTCTCTCCAGAAGAAGACCGAAGATCTCTGCCGAGGTCCCGAACATGGAGTCCCATCTCTCACACAGGGGGAGGAGGAATGTCTTCTAGAGAGAACACTGCTGATTCTGGCACCATCATCACTGTTAACAAGGCAACCACTATAATATCCACCTCTACCACACCCATTCCCACCAACCACACCCATACCACCAACCCAGTTGCCCTCACCTCGTCTCCAGGCCTGGATAGCCTTCTGCCGACCCCTAGCTCAGCCCCACTCCCGGCCCGCTCCACCCTGGCTGgccccctctcccctacccctcctGGCCCCAGGTCCCAGTGGAAGGGACAGGTGAGGGGGCTGTATGACCTGGCCTGTGAGGACGCTGTATGTTCTCTCAACAGTGTGTGTATAGATGACTACCAAAGTGGGGGATCTCGCTGTTACTGTGCCCTGGGCCGAGGAGGGGACGCCTGCTCTCAGG TTGTAGTGGTGAAATATCCACAGTTTTACGGCTTCTCCCATGTTGCCTTTGAGCCTCTGAAGAATTCCTATCAATCCTTTCAGATCATGCTTGTGTTTAAG ACTGACTCAGAGAATGGCCTTCTGTTGTTCTGTGGGGAGAATGAACATGGCAGTGGAGACTTCACCTCGCTGGCTCTCATACATGGGAAGCTCCACTTTAG GTTTAACTGTGGCACAGGCACTGCCCAGATAGTGAGTGGGAGTCGGGTGGCACTGGACCAGTGGCACAGTGTCGTTGTCGGCAGGGAGGGTGCGATTGGCTGGCTAAGACTGGACAATGACACACCTGTCACAGGACACTCACAG GGGGACTACAATAAGATCACATTCAGAACCCCTCTTTACGTGGGAGGCTCCCCTAATGCTTATTGGCTGGCCAGGACAGCAGGGACCAATCGGGGTTTCCAGGGGTGTATCCAGACGCTAAGTATCAACAGCAGGGTGACGGACATGAGGCCTTGGCCAATGGGATGGGCTCTTAGTGGGGCGGATGTGG GTGAATGCAGTGCCAGTGTCTGTGAAGGGGTCACCTGTGCCAATGAAGGAACTTGCTTTGCCAGCCATGCAGATGGGTACATATGTCTGTGCGCACTGGGTTATAGGGGTCCTCTATGCCAGGAGA GCTTCCAGCTGGTTGTGCCGTACTTTAACGCGTCTGTGCTGTCGTACGCCAGCGCCCCCTGGCCTCGGTCCTCCAGACACTACCTGTCCTGGATGGAGTTTGAGGTGACCTTCAGGCCGACGGCTCCTGATGGCATTCTGCTCTACAGTCAGGACTCAGCCAGCAGAGACTTCCTGTCAATCAGTCTGCTGGGAGGATACTTGGAGTTCAGCTTCGACTGTGGCTCTGGGACAGCCACCATCAG GAGTGAAGAGACGCTCACAATGAACGAGTGGCATGAGCTGCGTGTCTCCAGGACGGGCAGAGAGGGCATCCTGCAGGTGGATAACCAGATGCCCACACACAGCCTGGGTGAG GGAGCATTCACTCAGATCAGGTGCAGCGGTCCTCTGTACATCGGGGGCGTTCCAGAACACACCAACCCCAGGACTAAGATCAACGCTGGTGCCGCCTTGCTCCACCACTTCACTGGCAGTATCCAAAAG ATCACTCTTAATGAGCGCAGCATCCGTCTGCCCCAGGACTTCTCTGAAGGGGTAAACATGGAGAACTCCCTGCACCCCTGTGTAGACTCCCCCTGTGCCAACAGGGGCACGTGCCGCCCAAAACAGGCCTTGTATGAGTGTGACTGTCCCCTGGGATACACTGGAAAGCACTGTCTACAAG TAACCGAGGCAACTGAGACTCCCCAGTTTATTGGACGAAGCTACCTCGTTTATAACAACAAGGACATTTTAAAGAG GGTGTCAGGCTGCAGGACTCATGTGTTGCTGCGCTTTAGGAGCTCCGCTCAGGATGGCTTGTTGCTATGGCGAGGCCACACTCCTGTGAGAGCCAACAGTGACTTTGTTTCTCTGGGCTTGGTCGACGGGGCTCTCATCTTCAG CTATAACCTTGGAAGTGGTGTTGCCATAGTAATGGTCAATGGAACCTTTAGTGATGGACACTGGCATCGGGTCAAGGCAGTCAG AGATGGCCAGTATGGGAGCCTGACAGTGGACCACTATGAGACCAGTACAGGGAGATCACCAGGCAACATGAGACAGCTCAATACCAACAGCATGGTGTACCTGG GTGGAATGAAAGAGGTTGGCTTGTATACCCATGGCCAGTACCTGTGGGGCCTGGTGGGCTGCATTTCTCAGCTCACCCTCTCTACTGACTACCACCTGTCTCTGGTGGAGGATGCTGCCGCCGGCAAGAACATCAACACATGCCGGCCCTGA
- the LOC112219486 gene encoding pikachurin isoform X3: MSCVSPGRAERASCRWITRCPHTAWGAFTQIRCSGPLYIGGVPEHTNPRTKINAGAALLHHFTGSIQKITLNERSIRLPQDFSEGVNMENSLHPCVDSPCANRGTCRPKQALYECDCPLGYTGKHCLQECGTYCMNLTEATETPQFIGRSYLVYNNKDILKRVSGCRTHVLLRFRSSAQDGLLLWRGHTPVRANSDFVSLGLVDGALIFSYNLGSGVAIVMVNGTFSDGHWHRVKAVRDGQYGSLTVDHYETSTGRSPGNMRQLNTNSMVYLGGMKEVGLYTHGQYLWGLVGCISQLTLSTDYHLSLVEDAAAGKNINTCRP, from the exons ATGAGCTGCGTGTCTCCAGGACGGGCAGAGAGGGCATCCTGCAGGTGGATAACCAGATGCCCACACACAGCCTGG GGAGCATTCACTCAGATCAGGTGCAGCGGTCCTCTGTACATCGGGGGCGTTCCAGAACACACCAACCCCAGGACTAAGATCAACGCTGGTGCCGCCTTGCTCCACCACTTCACTGGCAGTATCCAAAAG ATCACTCTTAATGAGCGCAGCATCCGTCTGCCCCAGGACTTCTCTGAAGGGGTAAACATGGAGAACTCCCTGCACCCCTGTGTAGACTCCCCCTGTGCCAACAGGGGCACGTGCCGCCCAAAACAGGCCTTGTATGAGTGTGACTGTCCCCTGGGATACACTGGAAAGCACTGTCTACAAG AATGTGGAACTTACTGCATGAACT TAACCGAGGCAACTGAGACTCCCCAGTTTATTGGACGAAGCTACCTCGTTTATAACAACAAGGACATTTTAAAGAG GGTGTCAGGCTGCAGGACTCATGTGTTGCTGCGCTTTAGGAGCTCCGCTCAGGATGGCTTGTTGCTATGGCGAGGCCACACTCCTGTGAGAGCCAACAGTGACTTTGTTTCTCTGGGCTTGGTCGACGGGGCTCTCATCTTCAG CTATAACCTTGGAAGTGGTGTTGCCATAGTAATGGTCAATGGAACCTTTAGTGATGGACACTGGCATCGGGTCAAGGCAGTCAG AGATGGCCAGTATGGGAGCCTGACAGTGGACCACTATGAGACCAGTACAGGGAGATCACCAGGCAACATGAGACAGCTCAATACCAACAGCATGGTGTACCTGG GTGGAATGAAAGAGGTTGGCTTGTATACCCATGGCCAGTACCTGTGGGGCCTGGTGGGCTGCATTTCTCAGCTCACCCTCTCTACTGACTACCACCTGTCTCTGGTGGAGGATGCTGCCGCCGGCAAGAACATCAACACATGCCGGCCCTGA